Genomic DNA from Hordeum vulgare subsp. vulgare chromosome 2H, MorexV3_pseudomolecules_assembly, whole genome shotgun sequence:
GGCGTGGGTACCGCGGGAGAGGCCGAGGCCGTGTGGGCGGCGACGGACGCCAGGGAGGTCGCCGAGGCCGGCGTAGAGCCGGAGCTGGGAgcagcggaagaggaggaggaggcggcgtcgGGGTCGGCCATGGGGTCATGGGAAACTGATACCAAGTTGGAATGTAAAACTTCCTTGATGAATCATAGATTACATGTACaagctatatataggaggaaactGCACGTCCTATACATGTGGCTGTAGTGGCCGACGTGGTCTACCCTAGATCCTATTCTTATGCTACACATGACGTTACAAGAGTGTCTAACAGCTAGTGGTCCTTAACAATTGCATGATGGTGGTAAGTAGGAGGGGTACATGGGTAGAATTTGGTTCACTTAGGGCTTGTTCGGTTGCATGGGGTTTGAAGGGGATTAGGGaggattaaatcccctacaagtcaaatTCCTTTTCAATCTCCTCCAAACCTCTTCAATCCTCTCCGGGAGAGGttcaaccgaacaaggccttgGAGGGCAATAGATGATCTATAATCCATGGTGGGCCATCGCTCCATCACGACGGGCCTCTAACTATACGTGCCTATTATGGACTTGAGCTCTATTTCTTGTTGCTTCTTCTTTTGACTTGCTCTTTTCATTTAATTTTCTCCTTTGACTTTTTGACCATGACAACTTGCTCGGACATTTGTTGACTTAACTAGAGTTTGACAACTTGTCACCAACTAGGATTAGGTGGATCCTTGGGTATAGATAGCTATTCTCACaaccgggggggggggtgccATTTCGATAGTTTAGCTTGTGTATTCTTATTTTTATTTACAAAACACTTTATGTTAGAAAAAAAGGGACACACCACGTGGACCAAAACAAAGTTCAACCCAGGCACATCACAGAGCCCAGCCGGCCTTTCGGCCAAGGCCTGTCCCGAGCCGCTCGCCCCGCTCGCTGCTacggctgaccagtggggtccgcgCCGCCCCATCGTCCCCAACCTCCCGCAACCAGCGGGATAAGCAGGAGCACGCGCACCCCGCACCTACCGAGCGATGCTCTCAGGATAGAGCTTATCCCGCAGCCTGCAAACGCCATAGCCGCACCTATAAAAGGCCCTCGAGTCCCTCGTCTCATTCAGCCATCCTGCCCCTCCTCTCGCCGCTCATAGCTGATGCCGTCGCCGTTCGCATCTCGCCGGCCGGAGCTCCTTCGCCCGAGTACTACGCCGTCGGTGAACCTCCCGTGCCTCTCTTTTCTTCAGGAATCGCATCCCCACGTACTTGAGCATCTCTCTGACATATTTTTGTCACCTAGGTTTCGCCGGAGACGAAGCCCCGACGACCCGAGCCCGCCGGAGCTCACCGGAGCACCGAAGCTCCGCCACTCGCCCTGCTCCACCCCGACGCCTTCGATGCCACACACCACCGTCGTTCGGCATCCCTCGACGAGACGCACCCGCCCGCCTACCTCACCCGCGCCGCATCCCGTCGGAGCCGCCGCCCCGTCCGCGCCGCTCGCCCACGACCCTGCCTCCAAACGCCAGCGTCGTCTCGCTATAAGCAACCACACCCTCTGCTTCGTTCGTTAGATTAGATTAGATAGGATCTTTCTTTAGAACGAATCGGTACGGGTTAGTGTGGTTTTATCTAAACCGTTCGGTTTTATTTAAACAGAACGTCGATTTCCTTTGGTTTAGTATAATCGCCGATGTTTTATTTATTTGCCGGCCATCCGCTGCATAACCTCTGCAGCGAACGCTAGCAGCGAACCACAGTCGGTCAAGTCGCGTTCTAGCCGCTAACGCCTCTATTTAGCGTTTTCAGAAAACGTTGTCGTGGCAGCCTTTTTCACATTTGTTTTAGATTTTCAGACACCCACAACATTTTTACCGTAAATCCAAACGAGATAAATCAGCGGCTAATTTTTCGTCTTGGACAGCTTGATCCACATAACCTATCATTGCAAACTTTTATAAGTTCAAACCTGAATTTATTTCAGATTTGAATTTAAGTTTCTTTAGACCATAACTCCTTATATCATAAACTGGCAGTCTTATGATATTTTTATAAGTAGTATAATCATTTTTGTTAAGGAAAAAACCAACTTTATGCAAAACTAAACTTAGAGCTTTCCCTCATCAAAATTGCATATACAAGTAGGTTCATTACTCTCTTATGATGTGACTTGTTAGTACATTCCatgacctacacggttgcaaccTATCATGTCGCAGATTTGTCCAACGAGGATTAAGGTGCGATAGGTCGTTGTTCTACACTCATCTTTGCTCATGGAGTTGATGGACTCGTtatgcttatttgctttcaaagTATTTGTTTTATCTGGCCTTAGGACACATTATTGTAATAAATATTTTATTCCTAGACTATCGACGTAATAAAGATTTATGTTATTTCCGTTATTTCACCGAGTACTGTGTGTGCTCGCAAGTCGATCCAGGTACTAGCACAGTAAGCAGAGAGACTCTGATCCTTACCGGGTTGGGTCGCTACAGttttaaacagattctgtttttttacatagtttg
This window encodes:
- the LOC123425287 gene encoding uncharacterized protein LOC123425287, with product MLKLSGEVGFADGVVDVSETVDEELHAARVLGDEEIALLEVSLLPVEDHEPGGTIGEEEIFDFLPDGVGGGGADDVVDHGIRKSGIEPEGDMGVELKVGSVGVGRRRVFDEVEDTVADQDHEEERFPLVVVVISGVEMKLDVIGDMKKRDTPRGPKQSSTQAHHRAQPAFRPRPVPSRSPRSLLRLTSGVRAAPSSPTSRNQRDKQEHAHPAPTERCSQDRAYPAACKRHSRTYKRPSSPSSHSAILPLLSPLIADAVAVRISPAGAPSPEYYAVSPETKPRRPEPAGAHRSTEAPPLALLHPDAFDATHHRRSASLDETHPPAYLTRAASRRSRRPVRAARPRPCLQTPASSRYKQPHPLLRSLD